GCGAGCCGGCCGCGGTGGCCTCCGTGGTCGCCCTGCTGGCCAGCGACGACGGGGCCCACATCAACGGCGAGATCATCCGCATCGACGGCGGCACCCACGCCTAGGAGGCACCGTGCGCTTCACCATCGGCATGGCCTACGGGCCCCCCGAGCACTACGTCCCCCTGGCCCGGGCGGCCGACGACGCCGGCTACTGGGGCATGGCCTGCTCCGACCACGTGCTCAACCTGGAGACGCTGTCGACGCCCTACCCCTACACCCGTGACGGCCAGCGCCGGTGGGACCTGCGCACCCCGTGGCTCGATCCGTGGGTGGCCATCGGGGCCATGGGGGCGGCCACCGAGCGGCTCCGCTTCACCACCAACGTCTACGTGCTGCCCATGCGGAACCCGTTCGTCACGGCCAAGGCGGTGGCGACCGCGGCCGTGCTCACCGGGGGCCGGGTGGCCCTGGGGGTGGGCATGGGCTGGTGCGAGGAGGAGTTCGCCCTGCTGGAGCAACCCTTCCGCCAGCGGGGGGCCCGGGCCGACGAGGCCCTGGAGCTCATCCGGGCCGCCTGGAGCGGCGAGGTGGTCGAGCACCACGGCCCGTTCTACGACGTGCCCCGCTTCGAGATGAACCCGCCCCCGCCCGGGCCCGTCCCCATCTACGTGGGGGGCGTGTCGGACGCCGCCCTGCGCCGGGCCGCCCGCCACGACGGCTGGATCTCCGACTACATCACCTTGGAACGGGCGGCCGAGGCCCGGCGGGCCATCGACGAGCAGCGGGCCGCCGAGGGCCGGGCCGACGAGCCCTTCGCCATGATCTGCTCGCTGAAGGACGCCGTCGACGTCGAGGGCTTCGGGCGGGCCGCCGAGGCCGGCGTCACCGACATCATCACGATGCCCTGGGCCTACTACCACGGCTTCACCGACGACCTCGCGGCCAAGGTCGAGGGCCTGGAGCGCTTCGCCGTCGACGTGCTGTCGCACTTCCCGGACCCCCACGCCCCGGCCTGACCGGCGGCGGCGCCCCGGTCAGGTGATCTCGACGCCGGTGAGGTCGTCGGGGCTGGCCGGGTACCGGGGGTCGATCCGCTCCAGCGCGTCGACCAGGATCGAGCTCACCGCCCAGTTGCGGTACCACTTGCGGTCGGCGGGCACCACGAACCAGGGCGAGCCCTCGGTGGTGGTGCGCTCGATGGCCTCGGTGTAGGCGGCCCGGTAGTCGTCCCACCGGTCGCGGACGCCGAGGTCGGCCAGGCGCATCTTCCAGTGCTTGGACGGGTCGTCGACGCGGGCCTGGAAGCGCTCGGCCTGCTCCTGGCGGGAGATGTGCAGGTACACCTTCACGATGGCCGTCCCCTCGGCGGCCAGGTGCTGCTCCCAGGCCCAGATGGCGTCGTAGCGGGGGCGCCACACGTCCTCGGGGACCAGCTTGTCGACCCGGGCCACCAGCACGTCCTCGTAGTGCGAGCGGTTGAACACGCCGATCTCACCCCGGGCCGGGACCTCCCGGTGCACCCGCCACAGGAAGTCGTGGGCCAGCTCGACCTCGCTCGGGGCCTTGAACGACGCCACCCGCACCCCGGCCGGGTTGACCCCCCTGAACACGTGCTTGACGGTGCCGTCCTTGCCCCCGGCGTCGAGGGCCTGGAGCACCAGCAGGAGGCTGCGCCGCCCCTCGGCCCACAGCCGCTCCTGCAGCTCGGCCAGGCGGGCCGTGAGCGCGGCGGTGGCCTCGGCCGTGGCCGCCTTCGACCCCGGGGCCCCCACCGGGTCGCGGGTGTCGACGGCGTCCAGGTCCAGCGCGGCCCCCGGACGGATCCTCCACAGGTCGGACGTGGCCATGCCCGGCAGGGTACCGCCCATCCCGGGCCCGGGCCCGAGCCGCCGGCCGGTCAGAGGGCGGCGCGGCGGGTGGCTCGGACGGCGACGGACAGGGCGTCGAGACCGGCGTCGGGGTCGGTGGCCAGGCGGCGGCGAACGGCGGCCGCCTCGGCGGTGGCGGCCGGGTTGCCGGCCAGGTGGGCGTCCACCGCCGCCCCCGGCTCGGCCCCGGGATGGGCGGCCAGGGCCCGGCGGGCCGTCTCCCGGCGGATGCCGACCACGTCGTCCAGCAGGCCCCGGCGAGCCTGGGTGGACCACGTCCCCGACGGGGCCACCCCGTCGATCCGCCGGGACAGGTCGTCGAGGCCGAGGGTGTCGGCGGCCCGGCGGAAGGCGCGGAGCACGTCGATGGGGTCCCGTCCCAGGTCTCGGGCCACCTCGGCCACGTCGGGCACGACCTCCAGGGCCGGGGCGTCCGCCGCCGCCTCGGCCACCTGGGCGTCCAACCCCCCGGCCACCAGGCGGGTGGCCAGCTCCGCCCGCTGCCGGCGGCGGGCCGGGTCCGGGTCGTCGGCCAGGTGGGCCACGATGGCGTCGGCCACCGGCCGGTCCTCGGCGATGCGGGCCGCCGGGTCCGGCACCCGCCCGGCCCGCTGCTGGCGGCGCCGGCGGACCAGCTCGGCCCGGGTCAGCGAGCGCAACAGGTCGGCCAGCAGGTCTCCCCCGTCGACCGGGTCGGGGGCCAGGTCGGGCACGGTGGCCCCCCGGCGGGTGGCCAGGGTGCGCCACCGCTCCGGGGCCCGCACCACCGACCGGGCCACCCAGTGGGCCAGGGCCACCTCGGCCGCCCCGACGCCCAGCTCGTCGGCCAGCGCCACGACGGCGGCCATGCCCAGGTGGTCGACCAGGTCGTTGGCCACCTCGGAGGCGACCAGCTCCCGCCGCAACCGGTGGCCGTCGAGCAGGTCGTCGAAGCGCTCGGCCAGCGGGGCCGGGAAGTAGCCGGCCAGGGCCGGGCGCAGGGCCGGCTGGTCGGGCACCTCGGAGGCCAGCAGCTCGGCGCTGGTCCGGCGCTTCACGCCGGCCAGGAGCACGGCCAGCTCGGGCCGGGTGAAGCCGGCCCCGGCCCGGCGGCGGGCCTCGACCTCGCCGGGGGCGGGCAGGGCCTCGACGTCGGGGTCGAGCACGCCGTCGGACACCAGGCGGGCCAGCACCGGGGTCATGGTGCCGGCATCGGCCGCCGAGGCCCGCTCGGCCCGGTCCAGGGCCTCGCTCTGGGCCGAGCAGTCGGCCAGCACGTCGGCCACCACGTCCTCGGCGTGGGCGGCCAGCAGGCGGTCGCGCTCGTCCCGATCGATGCGACCGTCCGCCTCGGCCGCCCCCAGCAGGACCTTCAGGTTCACCTCGTGGTCGGAGCAGTCGACCCCGGCCGCGTTGTCGATGGCGTCGGCGTTGATGCGCCCGCCCCGGCGGGCCACCTCCACCCGGGCCCGCTGGGTCAGGGCCAGGTTGGCCCCCTCCCCCACCACCCGGGCCCGCAGGTCCCGTCCCGTCACCCGCACCTCGGCGTTGGCCCGGTCGTCGATGGTGCCGTCGTCCTCGACCGAGGCCCGGACGTAGGTGCCGATGCCGCCGAAGTACAGGACGTCGACCGGGGCGCACAGCACGGCCCGCACCAGCGCCGCCGGGGTGAGGTGGTCGGCCTCGACCCGCAGCGCGGCCCGCACCTCGGGCGTGAGGGCCACGGCCTTGGCCGTGCGGGGGTGGACGCCCCCGCCCGGCGAGAGCAGCGCGGGGTCGTAGTCGGCCCACGTGGAACCGGGCAGGGCGAAGAGCCGGCGCCGCTCGGCGAAGGATGCCACCGGGTCCGGGTCGGGGTCCAGGAAGACGTGGCGGTGGTCGAAGGCGGCGACCAGGCGGAGCCGGTCGGAGTGCAGGAGGCCGTTGCCGAACACGTCGCCCGACATGTCCCCCACCCCGGCCACCGTCACCTCGTCCCGCTGGGCGTCGAGGCCCAGGGCCCGGAGGTGGCGGGCCATGGCCACCCACGCCCCCCGGGCGGTGATGCCCAGGGCCTTGTGGTCGTAGCCGTGCCTCCCGCCGGAGGCGAAGGCGTCGCCCAGCCAGAAGCCCCGGCCCTCGGCGATGGTGTTGGCCCGGTCGGAGAAGGCGGCCGTGCCCTTGTCCGCCGCCACCACCAGGTAGGGGTCGTCGCCGTCCCAGCGGCCGGGCACGGGCCGGATCCCGGCGCCGTCGACGTCGTCGGTGACGTCCAGCAGGGCGCCCACGAAGTCGTCGTAGGCCTCGGGCAGCCGGGCCCGGCGGGCCTCGGGGTCCACCGCGGTGCCGTCGCCCGGGTCGTCGACCCGCACCACGAAGCCCCCCTTGGCCCCGGTGGGGACGATCAGGGCGTTCTTCAGCACCTGGGTGCGCATCAGGTCCAGGACCTCGGCCCGGTAGTCCTGGTCGCGGTCGCTGGCCCGGATGCCGCCGCGGGCCACCGGCCCGGCCCGCAGGTGGACCCCCTCGACGGTGCGGCCGGCCACGAACACCTCCCGGTACGGGCGGGGGTGGGGGGCGTCGGGCACCCGCGACGGGTCGAGCTTGAGGGCCAGGGGCCCGTCGGGCCGGAGGGCCCGGTTGGTGCGGAGCGTGGCGTCCATGGTGCCGGCCAGGCCCCGCAGGATGCGGTCGTGGTCGAGGCGGGCCAGGTCGTCGCAGGCCCGCTGCACGGCCCGGCTGGCCTCCTCGGCCCGCCGGGCCCGGTCGTCGTCCCCCCCGTCGTCACCGCCGCCACCCACCGCGCTCCGGGCCTCCCACAGGGCGACCAGCAGGCGGGCGATCTCAGGGTGGCCCACCAGCACCTCGTCGACGTAGGCCTCGTCGTGGCGGACGTCGACCTGGTGGCGGTAGCGGCGATAGGCCCGGAGGACGGTCACGTCGTCCCAGGCCAGCCCGGCGTGGGCCACCAGCCGGTTCAGGCCGTCCTGGTCGGCCCGGCCGGCCAGCAGGGCCTCGACCGCGGCGGCCAGGCGGGCCGCCACCTCCGGGCCGTCGATGCGCACGTCGCCGGCCCGGCCGCCCCGACCCGGCGGGGGCCGCAGCCTCACGCCCAGGTGGTGCAGCCACAGCCCGCCGCCCACGTCCCACCGGGCCTCGTCGGTGACCCACAGGTCGAGGCTCTCCAGGGCCGGCAGGAGCCGGGACAGCTCGATGGCCCGGTCGGCCACCAGGCCCATGCGGTCCGGCGCGGCCGGGGCCCGGCGGGGCGAGAACCACACCACCAGGCGCCGGCCGGGCGGGCCGGGGTGGCCCGACAGCGCCTCCAGGTGGACCACGTCGGGCACGGCGTCGCGGGCCGTCACCGCGTCGCGATACGCCTCCGGGGTGCGGGCCGACCACCGGTCGGCCAGGCCCCCGGGGTCCTCGACGGGGGGGTCGGCCTGCTCGGCCAGGGCGCCGGCCAGCTGCTCGTCCCACGAGCGACACAGGGCCCGCACCTCACGGGCCACGCCGTCCAGGTCGTCGGGCACCGGGGCCCCGGCCGGCAGGTGGACCACCACCCGGGCCGTCACCGCCGGCGAGCCCCCGCCGATCGACAGGGCCACCTCCACCCGCTCGCCGTCGAGCTGGGCCCGGAGGAACAGCTCGAGCCGCTCCCGCAGGGCCCGGGTCCACCGCTCGACCGGCACGGTCACGAGCGCGGCCACCGCCGCCGCCTGCCCGTCGACCGGAGCGACCGGCACCAGCGTGGCCTCGACGCCGACCGGCCCCCCGAGGGGCGGCGGGCCTGCGGGATCGGTCGGAGGGGGCAGGGGAACCTCCCGGGCTCCCGGCGATGGTACCTAGGTTGGGGCGGTGCCCGAGCTCCCCGAGGTCGAGACCATCCGTGCCGCCCTCGACCCCCTCCTGCGGGGCCGGCTGGTCACCGCGGCCCGGGCCCACCCGTCGGCCAAGTTCTCGGCCGCGCCCGGAGCGATCGGCCACCGGGTCGAGGGCGTGCGCCGCCGGGGCAAGTACCTGCTGGTCGACCTGGAGCCGGCGGCCGGCACCGACGCCGGTGCCGGGCGGCGCGAGCTGGTCGTGCACCTGGGCATGACCGGCCAGCTCGGCCCCGACCTGGCCCGCGACGACCCCCACACCCGGGCCTGGTGGGAGCTGGACGACGGCGGCCACCTCACCTACCGCGACGTGCGCCGGTTCGGCCGCATCGCCGTGGTGCCCCACGGCGACCACCGCAGCCTGCCGACCCTGGCCGCGCTGGGGCCGGAGCCGTTCGGGCCCGACTTCACCCCCGAGGGCCTGTGGCGGGCCCTGGCCCGGAGCCGGGCCCGGGTCAAGACCCAGCTGCTGGGCCAGCGGGTGGTGGCCGGCGTGGGCAACATCTACGCCGACGAGGCGCTGTGGCGAGCCGGCATCCACCCCGGGGCCCGGCGGGTCGGGCCGTCGCGGGCCGAGCGCCTGCACGCCGCGGTGCGCCACGTCCTGGCCGCCGGGCTGGCCAACGGGGGCACGACCCTCCGGGACTACCGCACCGTCACCGGCGAGCCGGGCCGCCACCAGGACGCGCTGGCCTGCTACGGCCGGGCCGGGAGGCCGTGTCCCCGCTGCGGGGCCCTGCTCCGCCGGGCCGTGGTCGACGGCCGGGGCACCACCTGGTGCCCCACCTGCCAGCGCACCTGAGCCCGGGCGCGACACGGGCACCGGCCGCAGCCGGTGCCCGGGCCTCAGATCACCGGGTGACCTACTCGGTCAGCGGGACCCCGTAGGCGTCGGTCTTGATGTTGCCGATGAGGATCATGATCCCCTCGATGAAGCCCCAGATGCCGAGGATCCCGCAGGTGAGGACCATGGCGACGATCTGGATGATGCCCTTCTTGGCGTTGCCCAGGTAGAAGCTGTGCACGCCGATGCTCCCCAGCAGGATGCCGAGGATGCCGGCCACCATCTTCTGCTTCGGCTCCCACCCGGCCGGCGGGCCGGTGGTGACCATCCAGCGGGGCGAGAGGATCCCGCCGCTGTCGGCGGCCCCACCGAGGGGGGCCGGGGACGGGCCGCCGGGCGCGCTGTAGCCCCCGGAGGAGGGCGGGGCGCCGGGGGCGGAAGACGGCCCCTGGGGGCCCTGGCCGCCCGACGGCGGGGGGGGAGGCGGGACGTTGCTCATCGGCGATCCTCAGGATGTCGGTGGTGGACGGCGGGAAGTCTCGCACGCGGAGGCCCCGAACGCATCGATTGGGGCAGGCCTCCCCGCTCGGAGGACGGGACCTAGCCCTTCAGCGGCACGCCGTTGGCGTCGGTGTTGATGCTCCCGGTGAAGATCTGGATGCCCTCGATGATCGACCAGATCCACGACACGATCCACAGCAGGCCACAGGACAGGACGGTGATGAGCAGCTGGGCCACGCCCTTGCCGGTGTTGCCCAGGTAGAAGTTGTGGATGCCCAGGCTGCCGATGAGCAGGGCCAGGAGGCCGGCCACCAGCTTCTCCTTCTGCTGGTAGCCGGGCGGCACGCCGGGCTGGGCCATCGGAGGGGCGCCGAAGCCGGGACCGGGCGCGAACGGGGCCCCGAAGGCGGCCCCGGCCGGTGGGGGCGTCCCGAACGCCGTCGCGCCGGGCGGCGGAGGGGCGCCCACCGGTGGCGG
This DNA window, taken from Acidimicrobiales bacterium, encodes the following:
- a CDS encoding PPK2 family polyphosphate kinase, giving the protein MATSDLWRIRPGAALDLDAVDTRDPVGAPGSKAATAEATAALTARLAELQERLWAEGRRSLLLVLQALDAGGKDGTVKHVFRGVNPAGVRVASFKAPSEVELAHDFLWRVHREVPARGEIGVFNRSHYEDVLVARVDKLVPEDVWRPRYDAIWAWEQHLAAEGTAIVKVYLHISRQEQAERFQARVDDPSKHWKMRLADLGVRDRWDDYRAAYTEAIERTTTEGSPWFVVPADRKWYRNWAVSSILVDALERIDPRYPASPDDLTGVEIT
- a CDS encoding TM2 domain-containing protein; this encodes MSNVPPPPPPSGGQGPQGPSSAPGAPPSSGGYSAPGGPSPAPLGGAADSGGILSPRWMVTTGPPAGWEPKQKMVAGILGILLGSIGVHSFYLGNAKKGIIQIVAMVLTCGILGIWGFIEGIMILIGNIKTDAYGVPLTE
- the mutM gene encoding bifunctional DNA-formamidopyrimidine glycosylase/DNA-(apurinic or apyrimidinic site) lyase, giving the protein MPELPEVETIRAALDPLLRGRLVTAARAHPSAKFSAAPGAIGHRVEGVRRRGKYLLVDLEPAAGTDAGAGRRELVVHLGMTGQLGPDLARDDPHTRAWWELDDGGHLTYRDVRRFGRIAVVPHGDHRSLPTLAALGPEPFGPDFTPEGLWRALARSRARVKTQLLGQRVVAGVGNIYADEALWRAGIHPGARRVGPSRAERLHAAVRHVLAAGLANGGTTLRDYRTVTGEPGRHQDALACYGRAGRPCPRCGALLRRAVVDGRGTTWCPTCQRT
- a CDS encoding TM2 domain-containing protein — protein: MSDDETPRSPAEETTVFAPGTFLPPGGPAPDPTAGTPPPPPPPPAGAPPPPPPPPPPPGAPLPPPPPPPGGPPPPPPPPPVGAPPPPGATAFGTPPPAGAAFGAPFAPGPGFGAPPMAQPGVPPGYQQKEKLVAGLLALLIGSLGIHNFYLGNTGKGVAQLLITVLSCGLLWIVSWIWSIIEGIQIFTGSINTDANGVPLKG
- a CDS encoding TIGR03619 family F420-dependent LLM class oxidoreductase; translated protein: MRFTIGMAYGPPEHYVPLARAADDAGYWGMACSDHVLNLETLSTPYPYTRDGQRRWDLRTPWLDPWVAIGAMGAATERLRFTTNVYVLPMRNPFVTAKAVATAAVLTGGRVALGVGMGWCEEEFALLEQPFRQRGARADEALELIRAAWSGEVVEHHGPFYDVPRFEMNPPPPGPVPIYVGGVSDAALRRAARHDGWISDYITLERAAEARRAIDEQRAAEGRADEPFAMICSLKDAVDVEGFGRAAEAGVTDIITMPWAYYHGFTDDLAAKVEGLERFAVDVLSHFPDPHAPA
- a CDS encoding NAD-glutamate dehydrogenase domain-containing protein is translated as MPVAPVDGQAAAVAALVTVPVERWTRALRERLELFLRAQLDGERVEVALSIGGGSPAVTARVVVHLPAGAPVPDDLDGVAREVRALCRSWDEQLAGALAEQADPPVEDPGGLADRWSARTPEAYRDAVTARDAVPDVVHLEALSGHPGPPGRRLVVWFSPRRAPAAPDRMGLVADRAIELSRLLPALESLDLWVTDEARWDVGGGLWLHHLGVRLRPPPGRGGRAGDVRIDGPEVAARLAAAVEALLAGRADQDGLNRLVAHAGLAWDDVTVLRAYRRYRHQVDVRHDEAYVDEVLVGHPEIARLLVALWEARSAVGGGGDDGGDDDRARRAEEASRAVQRACDDLARLDHDRILRGLAGTMDATLRTNRALRPDGPLALKLDPSRVPDAPHPRPYREVFVAGRTVEGVHLRAGPVARGGIRASDRDQDYRAEVLDLMRTQVLKNALIVPTGAKGGFVVRVDDPGDGTAVDPEARRARLPEAYDDFVGALLDVTDDVDGAGIRPVPGRWDGDDPYLVVAADKGTAAFSDRANTIAEGRGFWLGDAFASGGRHGYDHKALGITARGAWVAMARHLRALGLDAQRDEVTVAGVGDMSGDVFGNGLLHSDRLRLVAAFDHRHVFLDPDPDPVASFAERRRLFALPGSTWADYDPALLSPGGGVHPRTAKAVALTPEVRAALRVEADHLTPAALVRAVLCAPVDVLYFGGIGTYVRASVEDDGTIDDRANAEVRVTGRDLRARVVGEGANLALTQRARVEVARRGGRINADAIDNAAGVDCSDHEVNLKVLLGAAEADGRIDRDERDRLLAAHAEDVVADVLADCSAQSEALDRAERASAADAGTMTPVLARLVSDGVLDPDVEALPAPGEVEARRRAGAGFTRPELAVLLAGVKRRTSAELLASEVPDQPALRPALAGYFPAPLAERFDDLLDGHRLRRELVASEVANDLVDHLGMAAVVALADELGVGAAEVALAHWVARSVVRAPERWRTLATRRGATVPDLAPDPVDGGDLLADLLRSLTRAELVRRRRQQRAGRVPDPAARIAEDRPVADAIVAHLADDPDPARRRQRAELATRLVAGGLDAQVAEAAADAPALEVVPDVAEVARDLGRDPIDVLRAFRRAADTLGLDDLSRRIDGVAPSGTWSTQARRGLLDDVVGIRRETARRALAAHPGAEPGAAVDAHLAGNPAATAEAAAVRRRLATDPDAGLDALSVAVRATRRAAL